A genomic region of Vitreoscilla filiformis contains the following coding sequences:
- a CDS encoding DUF935 domain-containing protein produces MPASTIVDQHGRPFEVAPMQEQQTARVAMLQRDWATHPAKGLTPARLASILQDAEQGQPMAQLDLADDMLERDGHVYAELDKRAAVVVATPHQIAPPPNASAAEKALAEEVAEWVEELPLAQIKKAAMDAVLKSVSAQEIRWEMQGGALLPVSFEARPTRWLCPDERGTRWNLRDGSSAYGQPLLPGCWLLHRHRSLNGYMTRDGLVRVLAWPHLFKWASDTDLMEILEILGIPMRIGTFPVGASDTEKSRLMQAVVSLGRNAAGIMPAGMKIDLIKGAEGTEGPYLSMAQRMDAVQSKVIVGQTLTSGEGQHGTQALGNVHNEVRMDIRDADLAQLATTLTQQLLWPMVALNKPGVDPRRAPRWKWLTDQAEDLKTFAENLPKLAAGGMRIAVSWAHDRLKIPMAAEGQAVLGAPAPAPLLVPPPQPAPAPAPKAAAARGALPPTPAHGPHDVLDDVIEAELTHWKPLMAPLVQPLLDEIDKAAASGESLESLRARMAQMAARMDTRPLGEAIARAGQKGAVLGAADVNLTQPGV; encoded by the coding sequence ATGCCTGCCAGCACCATCGTTGATCAGCACGGCCGCCCGTTTGAGGTGGCTCCGATGCAAGAGCAGCAGACCGCCCGCGTGGCGATGTTGCAGCGCGACTGGGCCACCCACCCGGCCAAAGGGCTGACCCCAGCACGACTGGCCAGCATCCTGCAAGACGCCGAGCAGGGTCAGCCAATGGCCCAGCTCGACCTGGCCGACGACATGCTGGAGCGCGATGGCCACGTTTATGCCGAGCTGGACAAGCGCGCTGCCGTGGTGGTGGCCACGCCGCACCAGATCGCCCCGCCACCCAACGCCAGCGCTGCCGAGAAAGCGTTGGCCGAGGAAGTGGCTGAATGGGTGGAGGAGCTGCCGCTGGCGCAGATCAAGAAAGCGGCGATGGATGCCGTTTTGAAGAGTGTTTCAGCCCAGGAAATCCGCTGGGAGATGCAAGGCGGGGCGCTGCTGCCCGTCAGCTTTGAAGCGCGTCCCACGCGCTGGCTGTGCCCGGACGAGCGCGGCACCCGCTGGAACCTGCGCGATGGTTCCAGCGCCTACGGCCAACCGTTGCTGCCGGGTTGTTGGCTGCTGCACCGTCACCGCAGCTTGAACGGCTACATGACCCGTGACGGGCTGGTGCGGGTGCTGGCCTGGCCGCATCTTTTCAAATGGGCCAGTGACACCGACCTGATGGAGATTTTGGAAATTCTGGGTATTCCCATGCGCATCGGCACCTTTCCGGTGGGTGCGAGCGACACGGAGAAAAGCCGCCTGATGCAGGCTGTGGTGAGCCTGGGGCGCAATGCGGCGGGGATCATGCCTGCTGGCATGAAGATCGATCTCATCAAGGGGGCTGAGGGCACCGAGGGGCCCTACCTGTCGATGGCGCAGCGCATGGACGCGGTGCAAAGTAAAGTGATCGTGGGGCAAACGCTCACCAGTGGCGAGGGCCAGCACGGCACCCAGGCGCTGGGCAATGTGCACAACGAGGTGCGCATGGACATCCGCGATGCCGATCTGGCCCAGCTCGCCACCACGCTGACCCAGCAGTTGCTCTGGCCGATGGTCGCGCTCAACAAACCCGGTGTTGACCCACGCCGCGCCCCGCGCTGGAAGTGGCTCACCGACCAGGCCGAAGACCTGAAGACGTTTGCCGAAAACCTGCCGAAGCTGGCCGCCGGGGGAATGCGCATTGCCGTGTCGTGGGCGCACGATCGGCTCAAAATTCCGATGGCGGCGGAAGGTCAGGCGGTGTTGGGTGCTCCCGCCCCCGCACCGTTGCTCGTTCCGCCCCCGCAGCCGGCGCCTGCCCCGGCCCCCAAGGCCGCTGCCGCACGCGGTGCCCTGCCGCCCACCCCAGCCCATGGGCCGCATGATGTGCTGGATGATGTGATCGAGGCCGAGCTGACGCACTGGAAGCCGCTCATGGCGCCGCTGGTGCAGCCGCTGCTGGATGAGATTGACAAAGCGGCGGCATCGGGCGAATCGTTGGAGAGCTTGCGGGCACGTATGGCGCAAATGGCTGCGCGCATGGATACACGTCCCCTGGGTGAGGCCATTGCTCGTGCGGGGCAGAAGGGCGCTGTGTTGGGAGCAGCGGATGTCAATCTGACCCAACCGGGGGTGTGA
- a CDS encoding phage minor head protein, translated as MPMLNLGQMTPRDAVRVFAERGDLLPSFRWQDVFQDEHARGVAVAGVARLDILNLFQGTLDQAIQEGRGDKWFREAMRGELVAKGWWGDIEITDPETGEVRTTRFDDRRLNLILDTNTRMTHAAARWQRMEQQKARKPLGLYQTMHDGRVSAQHALYDGVCLPLDDPWWNTHYPPCRYRCRCQAFSLDEKELQRRQDAGQTIKRTAPAEPDIEYIHPGTGEVMQVPIGVHPNFAYNPGRAGMRDKGLVDAIKATAPLLPPQVAQVVLADIVRAMPDLAPQLSTPLTPHQFAQGLKDARLEPYEITPAQLHALTDGRLDPQALVRAITGTDQLPPPVMGGENASWMVVMKERNGPGVTVRGHNVPMPGGTATMLTQTFDFNTGTARLDLLELPEAMQGAGVVKRLMSALVPEYQRMGMRRIELIANLDVGGYAWARYGFAPVPKTGTFAYSRGVDPLALLAQQTLPAVARQELADFQSAFDALQDDNRWVRDLLSVDTPALNVILAGVPEYAHMPGGVTLMKALLMGSAWEGMLPFDDALAMRHFWSYVHASTK; from the coding sequence ATGCCCATGCTGAACCTGGGCCAGATGACACCCCGCGATGCCGTGCGTGTGTTTGCAGAGCGCGGCGATCTGCTGCCGTCGTTCCGATGGCAGGATGTGTTCCAGGACGAACACGCGCGCGGCGTGGCCGTGGCTGGCGTAGCGCGGCTGGACATCCTGAACTTGTTCCAGGGCACGCTCGACCAGGCCATCCAGGAGGGGCGGGGCGACAAATGGTTCCGCGAGGCCATGCGGGGCGAGCTGGTGGCCAAGGGATGGTGGGGTGACATCGAGATCACCGACCCTGAAACGGGGGAGGTTCGCACGACGCGGTTTGATGACCGTCGCCTGAACCTCATCCTCGACACCAACACCCGCATGACCCATGCGGCGGCGCGCTGGCAGCGCATGGAACAGCAGAAGGCCCGCAAGCCCCTGGGGCTGTACCAGACGATGCACGATGGGCGGGTGAGTGCCCAGCATGCGTTGTATGACGGGGTCTGCCTGCCGTTGGACGACCCATGGTGGAACACACACTACCCACCGTGCCGCTACCGCTGCCGCTGCCAGGCGTTTTCACTCGACGAAAAAGAGTTGCAAAGGCGCCAGGATGCCGGGCAAACGATCAAGCGGACTGCGCCGGCTGAGCCCGACATCGAGTACATCCACCCCGGCACAGGCGAGGTGATGCAAGTGCCCATCGGCGTGCACCCGAACTTTGCCTACAACCCTGGCAGGGCTGGGATGCGGGACAAGGGGCTGGTGGATGCCATCAAAGCCACGGCGCCACTGTTGCCTCCCCAGGTGGCGCAGGTGGTATTGGCTGACATCGTGCGCGCCATGCCCGACTTGGCGCCTCAGCTCAGCACGCCACTGACGCCGCACCAGTTTGCTCAGGGGCTGAAGGATGCGCGGCTGGAGCCCTACGAAATCACCCCTGCCCAACTGCATGCCCTCACAGACGGGCGACTGGATCCGCAGGCCCTGGTGCGCGCCATCACTGGCACAGATCAATTGCCACCACCTGTGATGGGTGGGGAAAACGCATCGTGGATGGTGGTGATGAAAGAGCGCAATGGGCCGGGTGTGACGGTGCGCGGGCACAACGTGCCAATGCCAGGCGGGACAGCCACGATGCTCACGCAGACGTTCGACTTCAACACGGGCACGGCCCGGCTGGATTTGCTGGAACTGCCCGAGGCCATGCAAGGCGCAGGTGTTGTCAAGCGGTTGATGTCGGCGTTGGTGCCCGAGTACCAGCGCATGGGGATGCGGCGCATCGAGTTGATTGCCAACCTGGACGTGGGCGGCTACGCCTGGGCACGCTACGGGTTCGCCCCCGTGCCCAAGACGGGCACGTTTGCCTATTCACGAGGGGTTGATCCGCTGGCCCTGTTGGCACAGCAGACGCTGCCTGCTGTGGCGCGCCAAGAGCTGGCCGACTTCCAGAGCGCGTTTGACGCGCTGCAAGACGACAATCGCTGGGTGCGCGACCTGCTGTCAGTGGACACGCCTGCGCTGAATGTCATCCTGGCGGGTGTGCCGGAATACGCCCACATGCCGGGGGGTGTCACACTCATGAAGGCTCTGCTGATGGGCAGCGCCTGGGAGGGCATGCTGCCCTTTGATGATGCGCTGGCGATGCGCCACTTCTGGAGTTATGTCCATGCCTCTACCAAGTGA
- a CDS encoding phage virion morphogenesis protein, which yields MSNDAGLVGDLIGEERLLALLRQAVQRLDNLQPMLENIGADWEGRIRERFSTKQAPDGSAWTGLSPATQKRYDAEDKGRSQGTLLERTGTMRDSLASQVDNRDKTAPTLEVLMSRRSHGGKTGPLGGEWSIPLLHEYGTHRMPRRGLFTADPEQGELAPVDRDAISDEVAHWLAASFTNPT from the coding sequence ATGAGCAACGACGCCGGATTGGTCGGGGATTTGATTGGTGAAGAGCGGCTGCTGGCGCTGTTGCGCCAAGCGGTTCAGCGACTGGACAACCTCCAACCGATGTTGGAAAACATCGGAGCAGACTGGGAAGGGCGCATCCGAGAGCGGTTCAGCACCAAGCAAGCGCCAGACGGCAGTGCGTGGACGGGGTTGTCCCCCGCTACGCAGAAGCGGTACGACGCTGAAGATAAGGGCCGCAGCCAGGGCACTTTGCTGGAACGCACGGGGACGATGCGGGACTCGTTGGCGTCTCAAGTGGATAACCGCGACAAGACCGCACCGACGCTGGAGGTGCTCATGTCCCGTCGGTCACACGGCGGAAAGACGGGGCCACTGGGCGGTGAGTGGAGCATCCCCCTGTTGCACGAATACGGCACCCACCGCATGCCGCGACGTGGGTTGTTCACTGCTGACCCGGAGCAGGGTGAGCTGGCGCCGGTAGATCGGGACGCTATTTCGGATGAGGTGGCGCACTGGCTTGCGGCCTCATTTACCAATCCAACCTGA
- a CDS encoding phage protease, with the protein MRYLLALLSSTLALSGSADTSQVQVLPFGEFAARDGRPGPGKTWKLTDAQGRALAAKLNATAAKTPLVIDYEHQTLQAEENGKPAPAAGWMKAFAWRDRQGLWATTDWTEAAKGYIAAREYLYISPVLRYDPATGDVVGLEMAALTNYPALLGMAAVEARLRAQLHPQEPTDMDLLKLLQALFNLPQATAEQMHSHITTLKAKAEQDAATATAAAALKTALTQLKTDLGLPTEGDITAPLAALKTKLNGGTGDAAGMEALRGMLATTQSELATLKASAQQRELDELLAAAIPTKFVPAMRAALEKLGKTDIAQLRAMVEAQPAMNAPLLDGQNGGKSPPPGDPNAELNATELGVCRAMGLTPEAYKKQKVAMAAANA; encoded by the coding sequence ATGCGCTACTTGCTCGCCCTCCTCTCCTCCACCCTGGCCCTGTCGGGCAGTGCTGATACCTCCCAGGTGCAGGTGCTGCCGTTTGGCGAGTTTGCTGCGCGTGACGGCAGGCCAGGCCCAGGCAAGACCTGGAAGCTCACCGACGCTCAGGGCCGCGCCCTGGCTGCCAAGCTGAACGCCACGGCGGCCAAGACGCCGCTGGTAATCGACTACGAACACCAAACCCTCCAAGCCGAGGAAAACGGCAAGCCGGCCCCTGCTGCGGGCTGGATGAAGGCCTTCGCCTGGCGCGATAGGCAAGGCCTGTGGGCCACCACTGACTGGACGGAGGCCGCCAAGGGGTACATCGCAGCGCGCGAGTACCTCTACATCAGCCCCGTGCTGCGCTACGACCCGGCCACCGGCGACGTGGTGGGCCTGGAGATGGCCGCCCTCACCAATTACCCCGCACTGCTGGGCATGGCTGCCGTTGAGGCACGCCTGCGCGCCCAGCTCCACCCCCAGGAGCCCACCGACATGGATTTGCTCAAGCTGCTGCAAGCCCTGTTCAACCTGCCCCAGGCCACGGCCGAGCAGATGCACAGCCACATCACCACCCTGAAAGCCAAAGCCGAGCAAGACGCCGCCACGGCCACTGCTGCCGCTGCGCTCAAGACGGCGCTGACCCAGCTCAAGACCGACCTGGGCCTGCCAACCGAAGGCGACATCACCGCCCCGCTGGCGGCGCTCAAGACCAAGCTGAATGGCGGCACGGGCGATGCCGCCGGCATGGAGGCCCTGCGCGGCATGTTGGCCACGACCCAGAGCGAGCTGGCCACGCTCAAGGCAAGCGCCCAACAGCGGGAGCTGGATGAACTGCTGGCCGCTGCCATCCCCACCAAGTTCGTACCGGCCATGCGCGCCGCGCTGGAAAAGCTGGGCAAGACGGACATCGCCCAACTGCGCGCGATGGTGGAGGCCCAGCCTGCGATGAACGCCCCGCTGCTGGATGGCCAGAACGGCGGCAAGAGCCCGCCGCCGGGCGACCCCAATGCTGAGCTGAATGCGACCGAGCTGGGCGTGTGCCGCGCGATGGGTCTCACCCCCGAGGCCTACAAGAAGCAAAAAGTGGCGATGGCTGCGGCCAACGCCTGA